A genomic window from Megalobrama amblycephala isolate DHTTF-2021 linkage group LG2, ASM1881202v1, whole genome shotgun sequence includes:
- the LOC125263208 gene encoding uncharacterized protein LOC125263208: protein MKFIIFFICVPLVHSGIHKFMTTYTGIRGQTTTGMPEIFAVTTLDDQQIDYYDNYIKKLFPKQNWMMEFTSKEMWKNYTEIRERVQQINKLNIPDLMQKFNQSHGLHTYQRMYGCEWDDQTGDSQGFDQYAYDGEDFISLDLKELRYITAVAQGVPTVQKWNNDTEQLEYLKQYYKDECITWLKEFLKLGKADLEKTIAPEVSLLQKHPSSPVVCHATSFYPSGVTISWLRNGQEHHEDVDLGELLRNDDKTFQRTSTLRITPDEWKKNQYTCVVEHQGKTIRKILTEDEIKSNKLHRFITTYTEIRGQTTSGMPEFSAVTKLDDQQIDYYDSNTKKLIPKQDWMKEFASTEKWRKYTEIRERVQQINKLNIHDVMQEFSQSHGLHTYQRMYGCEWDDQTGDSQGFDQYAYDGEDFVALDVKELRYITPVQQGSSTVRKWNNNRAQLELLKQYFKNDCVYWLKEFLKLSKADLEIRAPEVSLLQKHPSSPLVCHATGFYPSRVTITWLRNGLDHHEDVDLGELLPNEDGTFQKTSTIYVTPEDWEKNQYTCVVEHQVKAIQKILTEDKIKSNNRPTETHMHFCV from the exons ATGAAGTTCATAATTTTCTTCATCTGCGTACCTTTGGTTCATTCAG GGATTCACAAGTTCATGACCACATACACTGGAATAAGAGGCCAGACGACTACAGGAATGCCAGAGATTTTTGCTGTAACTACACTGGATGATCAACAGATCGATTATTATGACAATTACATAAAGAAGCTGTTTCCCAAACAGAACTGGATGATGGAGTTTACATCAAAAGAAATGTGGAAGAACTACACTGAGATCAGAGAACGTGTGCAGCAGATCAACAAACTCAACATTCCTGATCTAATGCAGAAATTCAATCAGTCACATG GTCTTCATACGTATCAGAGGATGTATGGATGTGAGTGGGATGATCAGACTGGAGACTCACAAGGGTTTGATCAGTACGCTTATGATGGAGAGGATTTCATCTCACTGGACCTGAAGGAGCTCAGATACATCACAGCTGTAGCACAGGGAGTTCCCACAGTACAGAAGTGGAATAATGACACAGAACAGCTTGAATATCTGAAACAATACTACAAAGATGAATGCATTACCTGGCTGAAAGAGTTCTTGAAGTTAGGGAAAGCAGATTTAGAGAAAACAATAG CTCCTGAAGTGTCTCTGTTACAGAAGCATCCCTCCTCTCCAGTAGTGTGTCATGCCACAAGTTTCTACCCATCAGGAGTCACTATTAGCTGGTTAAGAAATGGACAGGAGCACCATGAGGATGTGGATCTTGGAGAGCTTCTGCGAAATGATGACAAGACCTTCCAGAGGACATCTACCCTTCGTATAACTCCAGATGAATGGAAGAAGAACCAGTACACTTGTGTGGTGGAGCACCAGGGAAAAACCATCCGGAAGATTCTGACTGAGGATGAGATCAAGAGTAACA aGTTACACAGGTTTATCACCACATACACTGAAATAAGAGGCCAGACGACTTCAGGAATGCCAGAGTTTTCTGCTGTAACTAAACTGGATGATCAACAGATCGATTATTATGACAGTAACACAAAGAAGCTGATTCCCAAACAGGACTGGATGAAGGAGTTTGCATCTACAGAAAAGTGGAGGAAATACACTGAGATCAGAGAACGTGTGCAGCAGATCAACAAACTCAACATTCATGATGTAATGCAGGAATTCAGTCAGTCACATG GTCTTCATACGTATCAGAGGATGTATGGATGTGAGTGGGATGATCAGACTGGAGACTCACAAGGGTTTGATCAGTACGCTTATGATGGAGAGGATTTCGTCGCACTGGACGTGAAGGAGCTCAGATACATCACACCTGTACAGCAGGGATCATCCACAGTGCGGAAGTGGAATAATAACAGAGCACAGCTTGAACTTCTGAAACAATACTTCAAAAATGACTGTGTTTACTGGCTGAAAGAGTTCTTGAAGTTAAGCAAAGCAGATTTAGAGATAAGAG CTCCTGAAGTGTCTCTGTTACAGAAGCATCCCTCTTCTCCACTAGTGTGTCATGCGACAGGTTTCTACCCATCAAGAGTCACTATTACCTGGTTAAGAAATGGACTGGATCATCATGAGGATGTGGATCTTGGAGAGCTTCTGCCAAATGAGGACGGGACCTTCCAGAAGACATCTACCATATATGTTACTCCAGAGGACTGGGAGAAGAACCAGTACACTTGTGTGGTGGAGCACCAGGTAAAAGCCATCCAGAAGATTCTGACAGAGGATAAGATCAAGAGCAACAACA gacCTACAGAAACACACATGCACTTCTGTGTGTGA
- the LOC125263211 gene encoding major histocompatibility complex class I-related gene protein-like, with the protein MKFNIFFIYLPLVHSERHRFMTTYTGINGTTIAGIPEFSAVTTLDDQQMDYYDSNIMELIPRKNWMKDFASTHMWKQDTKIRKHVQQIYKNNIHVVMERFSQSHGVHTYQRMYGCDWDDKTEVLHVFDQYGYDGEDFISLDLKELRYITPVPQGLSTVQKWNNNRAQLEYLKQYYEDECVYWLKEFLTLGKADLEKKIAPQVSLLQKDPSSPLVCHATGFYPSGVTITWLRNGVDHHEDVDIRELLPNDDGTFQKTSTIRITPDDWKKNQYTCVVEHMGETIKRILTEDEIKSNNRPIPYFTILVCVIIVLVIGAAVWIIHKKRLSRYYKFKPVPCESEEEVYIDKGL; encoded by the exons ATGAAGTTCAACATTTTCTTTATCTACTTACCTTTAGTTCATTCAG AGAGACACAGGTTTATGACTACATACACTGGAATAAATGGAACAACAATTGCAGGAATCCCAGAGTTTTCTGCTGTAACTACACTGGATGATCAACAGATGGATTATTATGACAGTAACATAATGGAACTGATTCCCAGAAAGAACTGGATGAAGGATTTTGCATCTACACACATGTGGAAACAAGACACTAAGATCAGAAAACATGTGCAGCAGATCTACAAAAACAACATTCATGTTGTAATGGAGCgattcagtcagtcacatg GTGTTCATACGTATCAGAGGATGTATGGATGTGATTGGGATGACAAGACTGAAGTCTTACATGTGTTTGATCAGTACGGTTATGATGGAGAGGATTTCATTTCTCTGGACCTGAAGGAGCTCAGATACATCACACCTGTACCACAGGGATTATCCACAGTACAGAAGTGGAATAATAACAGAGCACAGCTTGAATATCTGAAACAATACTATGAAGATGAATGTGTTTACTGGCTGAAAGAGTTCTTGACATTAGGGAAAGCagatttagagaaaaaaatag CTCCTCAAGTGTCTCTGTTACAGAAGGATCCCTCTTCTCCACTAGTGTGTCATGCCACAGGTTTCTACCCATCAGGAGTCACTATTACCTGGTTAAGAAATGGAGTGGATCACCATGAGGATGTGGATATCAGAGAGCTTCTGCCAAATGATGACGGGACCTTCCAGAAGACATCTACCATTCGTATAACTCCAGATGACTGGAAGAAGAACCAGTACACTTGTGTGGTGGAGCACATGGGAGAAACCATAAAGAGGATTCTGACTGAGGATGAGATCAAGAGCAACAACA gaCCTATACCATACTTCACAATACTGGTGTGTGTGATCATAGTCCTGGTTATTGGTGCTGCAGTCTGGATTATTCACAAA AAACGACTGAGCAGGTATTATAAATTTAAGCCGGTACCCTGTGAAAGTGAAGAGGAGGTTTACATCGACAAAGGTCTTTGA